Within Desulfolithobacter dissulfuricans, the genomic segment CGGGATTCTGACTCTGTCGGATAAAGGATCCCGCGGTGAACGGGAGGATACTTCCGGTGCCATGCTCCGGGAGATGCTCGGTGAGGCGGGCTATGATATCGTGGCCTACGAGGTTATTCCCGACCGGCAGGAGCTCATCGAAGCCACCCTGGTGAGCTGGGCCGATACCCGAGGGATCGACCTGATCGTCACCACCGGCGGCACCGGGGTGTCGCCAAGCGACGTGACCCCCGAGGCGACCAGGAACGTGATTGACCGCGAGGTGCCGGGCATAGCGGAGGCCATGCGCCGGGCCAGCCTGGAGAAAACTGTCCAGGCTGTCTGGTCCCGGGGCATTGCCGGGATCCGCAACGAAACCCTGATCATCAACCTGCCGGGAAGCAAAAAAGCGGCCCGGGAAAATATCGAGGTAGTGCTCCCGGCCCTGCGCCATGGCCTGTACAAGCTCAAGGGTGGCAGTGCCGACTGTGGGGTGCCAGACAGCCACTGAGCGCTAACCAGAGCTGCTACTGCCCGGGAAAAAGAAAGAAAAAAGCCCTGGTCCGGAGTAACCGGATCAGGGCTTTTTTCGTGTCGCTTGTAAGAGGGACCCCGTTGGTTCCGGCTGCGAGGCAGCCTACCCGGTAATGCCGTCGATGGTGACCCACTGGCCGTCCGTGTCATCCACCTTGGTGATCTCGCCGATCACGTAGGGAGTCTCGCCCAGGGCCTTGAACTGGTGGACAACGTCCTCGACCAGGTCGGCATCAACCAGTGCCATCATACCGATACCCATGTTGAAGGTCCGGTACATCTCCTGGA encodes:
- a CDS encoding MogA/MoaB family molybdenum cofactor biosynthesis protein, producing MGVSKDQIYTCGILTLSDKGSRGEREDTSGAMLREMLGEAGYDIVAYEVIPDRQELIEATLVSWADTRGIDLIVTTGGTGVSPSDVTPEATRNVIDREVPGIAEAMRRASLEKTVQAVWSRGIAGIRNETLIINLPGSKKAARENIEVVLPALRHGLYKLKGGSADCGVPDSH